From the Clostridium sp. Marseille-P299 genome, the window GCACATCCTTAATACTATCAAGCATCGTTGAAATACTATTTGATGTAGTAATGGTCACTTGATTTACATGTTCTGTTAGTGTATTTACAATATCAGCAATATTTGATATTGAATTCTCAAGCTCCGTTGATGAACGCTCCATCTCATGTATTGAAAACACTTGATTTTCCACTGTTTTAAGCATATCACTTACGATAGAATTGCTCGTTGACATTTCTAAGGAATTATTTAAAGCTGCTATCATTGGAGATGTCTTTGCTTTTATTGACAAAATCATCTCGTTTAATAATTGAACAGTCTCTTCATCCATCCCTTCTTCATAAGAAATAAAATCAGCTTCACCCATAGTTACCTTTCTTATGTTCTTTTGTAATAATTCCTCAGCTATTTTTTTCGTTTTACTCTGCTTATTATCAGAAAAAATTTTAATTGCCATATACAATCCTCCATTAACCAATGGTTAAAATAACTTGTTATCATAATGTGATTTTCTTAAAACTATGGTTGCCTTACAAATCGACACTAATTTAACTAATATTTTCATTATATAAATATATAGCAATTTTAACAAGTATATAAACAATTTTCGATAAAATTCGTCATTTTGCACATATTTAAAAAGGGATAAGTGTTATAATCCCTTATCAACTTTTTACATTAGATTATCTTTATTAATTCTATAAAGTCATACACAGTATTTAATAATCCTCAAATAACTTTCTATTCTAATTCCAGATTTCATCAGCGAATTACACCGAAAACTTCTCTTTATGTTCCATTAAAAATTTATATTGTGTATCCAAAAGTTCTTCCGCATATTTTATACTATAAAATTTATCATCTAATTTTTCCCACGCCTCTTTATCTTCTAACTTATACACTATCTCTTGTCGTTCTTCATAGTCTAATGGTACAATCCCATGTTTAAATTTTCCAATTGCTTTATGAAATAGCTTTGCCGTCTTTTTAGCATCTATTGTAATTAAGGCTTCTAATGTTTCTTTTGTAAAATCTCCATAAGAATTTCCAAAAAATGAACCAAAGCCTCCACTATTAACTTCCTCTTCGAATGTACTAACAAAATAAAAGACTTTTTCAACTTCATTTAAAATGTCAATTTTATCACCATATGCACTCTTTTTCGCAATATGCCCAGATATTGCTGTGACTAAGTCGTTTTTATCTTTCGTTTCAAAAATTGATTCCATTGTATTTACACCTTATTCTTATATCATACGTATTTTAACTATATCTTTATAAAGCTTTTCATAAACAAATCTAGCTCTCACTATTTTCGTTATTCTTTAAATTAAACACATCAATTTTCTCTATATGTATTAATGTATCTCCTTGAAAAGACATCTTCACAATCCACGGCATTATATTCCGTATTCTTTGAAAATCATCAAAGCTGTACGTTGGTTCAAAATAGTTAATAATTGTACTTAGTGCCGTACCATGACTGCCGATAACAATATTTTTACCGGTATATTCTTTCAAGACCTCCATTAACGCATTAATATTACGATCTTGGACCTCCCGTAAACTCTCACCATCTGAAAGTTTATATTCAAAATCATCCCATTGCATCTTGCTGAATTTATAAAAATCTTCGATCCAAATGCTATCTACTTTCCTTTCTCGAAAGTCTTCCACTGTAAGAATTGGATACCCAAATGATTCTGCGAAATCTTTTACTGTATCTACAGCTCTCACATATGGACTTGATAGAACAATATCTATATTTTTATCACATAAATACTGTGTCACTAATTTACTATCTTCTTTTCCCTTTTGTGTTAAAGGTCGCTCTCTGTCATTATGGTTTGTATAATCAGGCTCAGCATGCCTAATAAAATATATCGTTGTCATATTTATTTCTCCTGTACTAATTTATCCAATATTTTCAAATCACACACCGGTAATAATAATTATAACTCCTACCTCCATCTAAATAAATATTACTTTTTTCTTGCAACTACTTTAAAAATGTGCCAATGCTTTGGCACTGCTTCTCCATCCCTACCACAACATCTACCATCATAATCCTCTTCCCAAAAGTCGATTATATAAAAATCTTCAAACAAGTTCATTACTTGCTCTCTTGAATGAAATGTTCTTTCTTTGCTGAAATTATTTGCCCATTCATCCTTATCTCCAAAAAATACTCCCGAAAAAATGCCTTCTTTATTAATATTACCAACAATCTCTTCCCACATTTTATTAAAATTCTTCGGATTACAAAATGGTAAACTATAATTTGCAATAATGCAATCAACTAAATACGGCAATTGCAACTCTTCAAACGACATTTCTTTTATCTCAAATATATCTCGCAGTTCATTAGGCATTGTTTCTCTAACTCTGATAATAAAATCTGGTTGTGAATCTATCGCTAATACATGCCAACCCTGCTCAAGAAAGTATAATGAATCCGTTCCTGCACCACATCCTAAATCAATTACTTTACTTTTATTAGTTCCAAATTGTTTTAAAGCATTTATTGCAGTGTCACTTGGTGGGTTTGTCTTTGTAGATTCAAAATATGTATTCCAACTTAATGTTTCATCCATTTCATTTTCTCCAGTCAATCTCCACTTTATTATCGGTGAATTTTCTTATAATAATCCTCACTATGAATTATGTCCATAAGGATGGCTATATCTCATGCTTTCACATTTAGTATAACAATAACCATAATCACCGTCACCACCACAGTCTTTTTTCGTGTAGATAATCACAGCTTCCTTGCCCCTTTTTTAAATGTTAAATCGTTTATCATATTCTTTTGCAGGTAACTTTGTAATACCTTCATCATAGATTTCAGCTTCAAAATATTTACCGTGACTATTCTTGAGATATCCTTCCTTCAACTCCATTGCCATAAAAGCTGGATAATTTGCACCCCAAGCAGTTGTAATTTCAAACTCTTTCGCTTCAACAAATCCAAAGCGTGGATAATAAGTAGGATGTCCAAAAAACACAATAGCGCCATATCCCAATTCTGTTGCTCTTTCAATGGAAAATTGCATTAATTTACTTCCAACACCTTGATTTTGAAAATCAGGTAAAACACTTAACGGACCTACATTCAATGTCTCAATCCGCTTCCCATTATCGCTCATAATATATGAGTTACTATAAATAACATGACCGACAATTTTTTCATTTAAAGTCGCTACAAAGTTAAGTTCACGAATACCATCTTTTTCTCTTAATTTATGTATCATGAAATGCTCTGTACATCCAACTCCAATATCTTCAATTCTCTCATCACGATAAAAGGCTGCACGCGCAACTAACTCAACTTCTTGATAATCCTTTACTTCTTCTAATCTAATTTGTATATCTAACATTTAACCTCCAATTTAGGGACCACCATTGACTCATATGCCTTCCCATGACTATTTGTAATATAACTCATTCTTTTTTAAACATAGATAAATACTAATTAAAATCGACTCACCATTCGCATCATCTTTATAAGATTCATTATCTATTTATTCCATTATTTTTTACATTTCAAGAAATATTGAATCATAGGGCCAGTATCCGCTTTTTCTATAACAAAATATTTTTTTAGCATATCTTCAAATTCTGGAGGCTGCATATTAAATCTATCAGGTCTTCCTAAATGCTCCTCAATTAACATCATAAGTTGGCATGTTTCATCACTAATGTTAGGTATATCAAGAACAATTTTTCCTTTGGGTTTTAAAATTCGTTGCATTTCAATAATTGATTGTTCAACAAAATCCTGTTCAAAATACTCCAATACTCCAATACACGCTCCGATATCAAAATAGTTATCTTCAAAAGGTGTTTCATGTATGCTCCCACAAAATAAAGATCCAATCGATAATTTCTTTTCTGTAGCAAACTTATTCAGTAACTGAATTGTTTTGTTGCTAATATCAACCCCATGATATATTGAAGGCCATTTATCATATCCACGAAACATCAGGTTTAGACAACAACCAAGATCAATAAATCTCATATTCGTGTCGGGCAATAAATATTCTATAATTTCTGTACTACCACTATCCCCATTCGTACATTCCTGTTTCCATTTTTGAAAGTTTGGATTATTTGTAATATATTCGGGTAGATCATTGTATAAATTAATTCCTTTCTTACCGCATTCAATTCCTTTGTCATAAGATTTTGCAATTAATTCTAATTGATTTTCCATTATGTTTGGCAAGCCTCCCCCACTTTATTTGAGTATTATAATTTTTGCATCAAACTTGGATGTTGTAGATTCCATATTATGCTCATTTTGCTTATCTTAACAGCTACATAATATCCCCCACTCTTCTTTAAATAGTTTGTTTCCTTTTAATATTTTAAATAAGTAAAAAATGTATACATAACAGCTCAAGAAGAAGTTATTCACACATAAGCGCATGAAAAAATCCCTTGAAGTTCAAGGGATTCCGTAAGCATGGGATGTGAAACGAACAAATCCTCCCATAAGAAAATACTTATAAATTGAAGGTTTGCAAATTCCGTTTAATTCCCGTATTGCCCTTTCACATAAGGCAATATCGCCCACGTAACTTCGTCGGCGGTAATTTTACGTGTAAGAATAGTTTTCTTTCCCTGACGAAACTTCAAGCAATCAATGTCATAATACTTGCCCGGCACCTCATCGAGAACATACTTACCACGCATGAAGCGCATGGTCTCTTCGCTGACTTTTTGCAACTCGTTTTTTTCACTCATTATGTATGCACCTTTTTCTTTCATAAATAATTGCTTTCATCATAACATATATAACTTGACCACAGTATGTCATATAATAAAGTATTAATAATCCACATTTTAAAACTGCCCGGCAAATTCAAATAGTAGATTTCTTAAACCATAATATCATAACAAAATTTATGTAAAATTAAGTGAAATATAAATACTAAGCATATTGTTTCTTTGGTGAGTTGCTTTACATTATATTATAGTAGATGATAATTTATCTAATTATACATTTCCTAATAAAGGAAGTCAACTTTGCGAAAGTGAGTTAATACTCAAAGTAGATGTGCATCTTGGCTTACAGACATGTTAACGGTTACTCGTTAATTTCTTCAAGTTAACGGTTATCATATCTGTTTTTTTCAAATATGCCAATATGAACAAGGCTAATCTCCGTACTAAAAAGGATGTTGCACATATGCAAACATGATTTTCAAGTAACAAAAAAATCGCTAACCCTCAATTTATAAGGATTAGCGATTTCTTTCATTAAGCACGAGACGAGATTCGAACAAGTCCCCGTACTCATAACCACTGATAAACAGTGGCTTTGCGACTTCTGTTATTTATCTGCACATACTAGCATACTGGCTACTGAAATTGATTTTTTAACCCTCTAGCATATACTTTCTTGTTTTTACAAAATATATTAGCCATAAAGTGATATACTTTAATGCTAGCCCAATGTACATTCCACCAATTCCTGCAATTACTAAAAATAAATAAATCCAAATCAGAGATAGCAGGGAAACTACAATTGAAGTTTTAAAAACAAACCTTTCATTATCAGTACCTTGTAAATAACTCTTATAAATCTGATAAAATATATTCATTATTTGCGCAATTACTAAATAAATAATAAACCCTTTTGATATATCTATTGTTCGGTAATCAGAAACTATGAATCCCATTATTCTTTCAGGGAACATAATACAAATAATACTGATAAATGAAACTACAATTAATGACAACTGTATAGCCGCTTTTATTATAGGTTTTTTCAAACATTTCTTCATCTTGTCTTCCTGCCATATCTGCTGCCACAATATTATAAGCAACTGAAAATATTCCTAACGAACCTGTTATTGCAAAAATAACCGATGAAGCTATTCCAATTACTGCAAAACCGTTCGTTGAATAATGGCCGATAATTGCTTTGTCAAGAATCTCAAATATACTTGTAACCAGGTAATTCATTAGTATTGGTAAGGATAATGAATTTATTATTTTAATATATTCATTTTTTATTTTCATTATTAATTCTCACTTTCATTTTACATTTCTAATTGAAAGAGAGAACAGATTTTTATTAAGCCTATTCTCTCAATAGGCTTAATACATACGCATCAATCATTTTACTTTGATACCTCCTTTACTTGTAAAATATTAATAATCCTTATGGATACCAGCACGTACTCAAGGATACTCATCAAACGAAACGAAAAAACCTCAAAAACATCATATTTACTGATGTTTTTGAGGTATGTAAGAAGCACGAGACGGGATTCGAACCCGCGACCCTCGCCTTGGCAAGGCGATACTCCACCACTGAGCCACTCGTGCATGTTTTTTTATTTTCTTTCGTTCTCTCAAACGCAAGATAGATTATATATTATAAAAAACGTTTTGTCAACACAAAATATAAAAAAATTTTAATTTAATACAAAAAAATATTTAAAATTCCAAACTTAGTAAATTACCAAACAATAAAATAAACTGCCAAGACTATCTCAACGATTTTCACTTGGCAGTTTACCTAAAAAACAATATACTTCTTATCCCATAACCAATTCTTGCATCAACTTCTTAACAGTAGTCATCTCTTTTAATCGATATACCTCTGCTCCACAGAATAATAAGGCATTATCAACATTTCCTTTCACTGCATTAATTAACGCTTTCGTAATACAGTATGGTGTATTGGATGGATTACAGCTAATAATACAACGTAAGCATCGATCAATCTTTTCACGCTCATTTTTCAATTTTTCTAAAAATTGATTGTGTATCGCTCTTCCAGGCATTCCTACTGGGCTAACAACAATCTCAATATCTTCTTTATTTGCTTTCAAATATTCATCTTTATAAGCTTGTGCTGCATCACATTCTTCTGTTACAACAAAACGAGAAGCAACTTGAACGCCATCCGCACCAAGAGATAGACAATGAACGATATCATTATGATCAAAAACGCCACCGGCAACAATCACTGGTATATCTACTTGATATTTTTCTTCATATGTCTTTTTACATTCGATAATCTTCTTAATCTCTTCATCATAATTAAGTGTATCGATTCCATTCAGCTCATCCAAAGAAAATCCTAAATGTCCACCAGCTTTTGGTCCTTCAATTACCAAGAAATCAGCGGTTCTATGATATTTTCTATCCCACATTTTTAAAATAACATTGGCAGCTTTTTCGCTAGAAACGATTGGTGCTATCTTTGTCTCATAACCTTTTACATACTCTGGCAAAGAAATAGGGAGTCCTGCGCCTGAAATAATAACGTCTGCACCACTTTTAGCTGATCCAATAACATACTCTTTATAATTTTGACAAGCAACCATGATATTAACACCAATAATCCCATTCCCAGAGATTTCTTTTGCTTTCTTTATATGCTTATCGATTGCTCGAAGATTCGCATTCACTGGATCCGTATAAAAGTCTTCTTCATCAAAACCAATCTGAGCCGTTGATATTATGCCAATACCGCCTTCTTTTGCTACATTACCTGCAAGTCGACTTAGACTAACACCGACACCCATACCTCCTTGAATAATAGGAAATTTAGCTTTTAAATTACCAATAACTAGTGGTTTTAATTCCATGATAACTCTCCTTTTCACAATTACGTATTAAATATATAAAAGTTTTACGATGCATCTTAAACTATTTGTTTTAAACTGTAATGGACGCAATCCAATAATCCGAAAAGCTTTTCTACCATATTACACCAACAAGGTTGTTATGTCAATATCTTTTAGTGTTGATATCTTCATTTATTGGTTTGTATATCATTATAATATAGTTATTGTTACTATGTAAATGATTTATTATTACTATGTTTATTACTACGTTTATAATTACTAAGTTTTTAATTACTAAGTTTTTAATTAACACACTTTGGCTTAATGTACTAAAACCTCCCTTGTACCTTAGTAGCAAATAATCAGGACCACCGGCTTAGCTGGTGGTTTATTTTCATTGCAATACAAAAAAAGACTGATTTAAAATACTTAAATAAGCATTTTAAATCAGCCTTTTCTAATCTATCGTATTAATTTTACTTAAAATATCTTTTCCTTTAAAACAACTGTAGTAATATACTCATTATTACGGAAGTTTTTCTCTTTAAAACTATCTACCAATATAAAACTGTCACTCAACCAAAGTTCTTCTGCTGCTTGTGATACATTGGCTAACATTACACCAATATCCAGAAGCTTTATATCATTTAGCACAGCACTAAAAATTCGAGCTTTTTTACAAAATACGTGAATACGATTTTTGTAAACTACAAATCTCCATGGTTGACTATTAAAAGCAGAAGGTGAATATATTCCGGCACTTATTAATGTCTTCATAAGATCATCTACTTCTTCTTTATAAACCGTAAGGCGTTCTTCACTAAGTCGACTTGCCTTTTCTGGTACACGATAAATATCTTTTGGAGATTTTCCAAAAGCAATCGCAATTACAAAATCATATTTCAACTTTGATTTTAATTTTGACTTCGGCTTTATCGCCCCTTGATAACAAGTGCCAATGTTCATAGCAGTAAGGTACAAAACCATTTGCTGCATAATAAATCCAGCATTGATTAAATAATCTTGTTTAAATTCTGAGGTTAAAATTAGATAATACGGTGCCTTTACTTGAAAAGCTCCACCTAGCCCACCATCTTCTTTTAAATTGTCCACAATCTTAAGTTCATATTCAATGTTGTCTCGATAGGCCCTTAAAGATTTCATGAAATTCTCAATATGCGCTAGAGTTTTTTCCTCCAAAGGTTCCATATTATAGCTTCTGACCGATCTTCTCTGATAGATTGCTTCATATAGGTTCATATAAAATTATGCCTCCTGCTCCAATAGCTTCCTTCTATAGTGTAATGGGGAAATACCATAATATTTTTTAAACAATTTACTAAAATGATAAACATCCTCATATCCCACTTCGTTTGCAATATTCTTTATACTACCATTCCTATCATTTTTCAATATCTCTTTTGCTTTTTCTAAGCGAATTTTAATTAGGTAGTTAATTGGTGATTCGCCTGTTTCCTCTTTAAAAATCTTTGATATGTATACTGGGCTTAGATACATATTATGAGCTATTTGGTCCAGTGATATTTTTTGTTCATAATTTTCTGATAAATAATTGATAATTCGTTTTACAGCATAGCTTTTATTATAAGTTTCAAAGTTGCATCCTAACTGCTTTATTTTTGGAGCTTCAACTATCTCCCTTACAATTATAAGCAGTATCTGCATCAAATGTGCCTTTAACATAAAATATTTTCCGATTTGACCGGACTCATTTTCTGCTAACATATCATAGCACTTTTTATTCACTTCTTGCTTTGCTTCTGTGTTCAAATGGACTACATGTTCTCCATTTGGTAAATCAATTGAATTTGGTGCCATATTTTTAAAATGTACATCCGTAAATCCAGTAAAAAATTCTACAGTCGGCTCTTGGCCTTCTATCATTAGATTTTGATGATGTACACCTGCGTTACATA encodes:
- a CDS encoding DMP19 family protein — encoded protein: MESIFETKDKNDLVTAISGHIAKKSAYGDKIDILNEVEKVFYFVSTFEEEVNSGGFGSFFGNSYGDFTKETLEALITIDAKKTAKLFHKAIGKFKHGIVPLDYEERQEIVYKLEDKEAWEKLDDKFYSIKYAEELLDTQYKFLMEHKEKFSV
- a CDS encoding histidine phosphatase family protein, with protein sequence MTTIYFIRHAEPDYTNHNDRERPLTQKGKEDSKLVTQYLCDKNIDIVLSSPYVRAVDTVKDFAESFGYPILTVEDFRERKVDSIWIEDFYKFSKMQWDDFEYKLSDGESLREVQDRNINALMEVLKEYTGKNIVIGSHGTALSTIINYFEPTYSFDDFQRIRNIMPWIVKMSFQGDTLIHIEKIDVFNLKNNENSES
- a CDS encoding class I SAM-dependent methyltransferase, translated to MDETLSWNTYFESTKTNPPSDTAINALKQFGTNKSKVIDLGCGAGTDSLYFLEQGWHVLAIDSQPDFIIRVRETMPNELRDIFEIKEMSFEELQLPYLVDCIIANYSLPFCNPKNFNKMWEEIVGNINKEGIFSGVFFGDKDEWANNFSKERTFHSREQVMNLFEDFYIIDFWEEDYDGRCCGRDGEAVPKHWHIFKVVARKK
- a CDS encoding GNAT family N-acetyltransferase, whose product is MLDIQIRLEEVKDYQEVELVARAAFYRDERIEDIGVGCTEHFMIHKLREKDGIRELNFVATLNEKIVGHVIYSNSYIMSDNGKRIETLNVGPLSVLPDFQNQGVGSKLMQFSIERATELGYGAIVFFGHPTYYPRFGFVEAKEFEITTAWGANYPAFMAMELKEGYLKNSHGKYFEAEIYDEGITKLPAKEYDKRFNI
- a CDS encoding class I SAM-dependent methyltransferase — its product is MENQLELIAKSYDKGIECGKKGINLYNDLPEYITNNPNFQKWKQECTNGDSGSTEIIEYLLPDTNMRFIDLGCCLNLMFRGYDKWPSIYHGVDISNKTIQLLNKFATEKKLSIGSLFCGSIHETPFEDNYFDIGACIGVLEYFEQDFVEQSIIEMQRILKPKGKIVLDIPNISDETCQLMMLIEEHLGRPDRFNMQPPEFEDMLKKYFVIEKADTGPMIQYFLKCKK
- a CDS encoding MATE family efflux transporter, producing MKKCLKKPIIKAAIQLSLIVVSFISIICIMFPERIMGFIVSDYRTIDISKGFIIYLVIAQIMNIFYQIYKSYLQGTDNERFVFKTSIVVSLLSLIWIYLFLVIAGIGGMYIGLALKYITLWLIYFVKTRKYMLEG
- a CDS encoding MATE family efflux transporter, with the protein product MKIKNEYIKIINSLSLPILMNYLVTSIFEILDKAIIGHYSTNGFAVIGIASSVIFAITGSLGIFSVAYNIVAADMAGRQDEEMFEKTYNKSGYTVVINCSFIYQYYLYYVP
- a CDS encoding NAD(P)H-dependent flavin oxidoreductase, translating into MELKPLVIGNLKAKFPIIQGGMGVGVSLSRLAGNVAKEGGIGIISTAQIGFDEEDFYTDPVNANLRAIDKHIKKAKEISGNGIIGVNIMVACQNYKEYVIGSAKSGADVIISGAGLPISLPEYVKGYETKIAPIVSSEKAANVILKMWDRKYHRTADFLVIEGPKAGGHLGFSLDELNGIDTLNYDEEIKKIIECKKTYEEKYQVDIPVIVAGGVFDHNDIVHCLSLGADGVQVASRFVVTEECDAAQAYKDEYLKANKEDIEIVVSPVGMPGRAIHNQFLEKLKNEREKIDRCLRCIISCNPSNTPYCITKALINAVKGNVDNALLFCGAEVYRLKEMTTVKKLMQELVMG
- a CDS encoding nitroreductase family protein, with the protein product MNLYEAIYQRRSVRSYNMEPLEEKTLAHIENFMKSLRAYRDNIEYELKIVDNLKEDGGLGGAFQVKAPYYLILTSEFKQDYLINAGFIMQQMVLYLTAMNIGTCYQGAIKPKSKLKSKLKYDFVIAIAFGKSPKDIYRVPEKASRLSEERLTVYKEEVDDLMKTLISAGIYSPSAFNSQPWRFVVYKNRIHVFCKKARIFSAVLNDIKLLDIGVMLANVSQAAEELWLSDSFILVDSFKEKNFRNNEYITTVVLKEKIF
- a CDS encoding AraC family transcriptional regulator, with translation MLKLCDCQFDLTYNDFNPTVLFASKLRMIKESAYHAHTDFTELTYILSGKGRYLVEGKIYDVEAGDMIICNAGVHHQNLMIEGQEPTVEFFTGFTDVHFKNMAPNSIDLPNGEHVVHLNTEAKQEVNKKCYDMLAENESGQIGKYFMLKAHLMQILLIIVREIVEAPKIKQLGCNFETYNKSYAVKRIINYLSENYEQKISLDQIAHNMYLSPVYISKIFKEETGESPINYLIKIRLEKAKEILKNDRNGSIKNIANEVGYEDVYHFSKLFKKYYGISPLHYRRKLLEQEA